The sequence GTGGTGAACGCGTTGCTGGACGAGACGAAGCTGTCCAAGGCGGAGCTGGAGCGCATGGCGGAGCGCATCCGCGAGGCGCACGCGGAGGAAGAGGAGGAGGCCCGATGATCGAGTGGCTGGCGGGGGCCGGCGAGTTCGCGCTCGCGGTGACGCTCAAGGCGTCGCTGCTCGTGGTGCTGGGATTCCTGGCGGCGGCGTTGCTGCGCGACCGGAGCGCGGCGCAGCGCCACCTGGTGTGGAGCGTCGCCCTCGCCGCGGCGGCCGCGATGCCGCTGCTGCAGCTCGCCCTGCCGAGCATCGAGGTGGCGGTCCTCCCCGCGCCAGTCTCCGCGCCGGCAAGCGTGGTCGTGGCGAACCCCGTGGCACCGGCGGCGGTCGAGGTACGGTCGGCGCCGGTGAGCACGACCGCTCCCGCCGCCGCGCCCGCGCTGCCAAGTCCTACCGTGCTGCTGGCGGGGCTGTGGCTGCTGGGTGTGCTCGCGCTGAGCGTACGGCTGGCGGCGGGCGTGCTGCGCGTGTGGTGGATCGAGCGCCGCTCCAGCGAGGTGACCGACGACGCGTGGGTGCGGCTCACCGACACCCTTTCGCGGCGGCTGAAGCTGGGGCGCATCGTCACCCTGCTGCGCGCCGAGCCCGCGGCGGTGCCGATGACGTGGGGCGTATTCCGGCCGGTGGTGGTGCTCCCCGGCGAGTCGGCGGAGTGGGACGAGGAGCGGCGCACGGTGGTGCTGGCGCACGAGCTGGCGCACGTGCGGCGCTGGGACGCGCTCACGCAGTGGGTGGCGCACGTTGCGGTGGTCGTCCACTGGTACAACCCGCTGGTGTGGATGGCCTCGCGCCGCCTGCACGACGAGCGCGAGCGCGCCTGCGATGACGCGGTGCTCGCCATCGGCGCGCGTCCCTCCGCCTACGCGGACCACCTGCTGACGCTGGTGCAGTCGCTCGGCCGCTCCGAAGGGCCGGTGGCCGCGCTCGCGATGGCGCGCCGGTCGCAGTTCGAGGGGCGCCTCCTGGCCATCCTGGACCGCGCCATCCCCAGGCGCGGCGTGTCGCGCACGGCGCTGGCGTCCTCGGTGGTGCTCGCCCTGGCCGCCGCGGCGCCGCTCTCCGCGCTCCGGGCCACGCAGCGGACCGCGCCGGCTTCGCAGAATCACGCGCGCATGCCGTCGGCGACGCTGCCCGTAGCATCCACGGCCGCGCCCGGGGCGGGTCGCGCGCAAACGTCTGCCCGGACGGTGAAAGGCATGCCGGGTGCGCCGTCCACGACCGCGCTTCCGCCGGCCGCAACCGTCGCGGGCCGGGACACGGGTGACGTTTCGGAGATGCTGGCGGCCGTGGGGTTGATCGGCTCGTCGGAGGAGCGGACCCGGGTGCTGATCGACCTGCTGACGTACCGGCGGCTCTCCCCCGGCGAGTCCGTCACGTTCCTGGAAAGGGCGGGCGAGATGGAGTCCGCGAACAGCGTGCACCGCGTGCTGGTGGCCGCCCTCGACCACCTTCCGATCGGCGAGCGGCGCGTGCGCGACGCCTTCTTCCGCGCCTTGGAGGGGATGGGCTCCAACGCGGAGAAGCGGGACGTGCTGATCGCGGCGCTGCAGCGCTACGGCGATGATGTGGCGCTCGCCTCCGCCGTCTTCCGCGCGACCCACACCATGTCGTCGGACGCCAACCGGCGGGAGGTGCTGGTCGCCGGGGTGCAGGCGCGCCGGGTGGACGCCCGCACCCGCGGCGACTTCATGGCGGCGCTGGCGGCGATCCAGTCGGACTACGAGCGGTCGATGGTCGTCACCGCGCTCGGTGGGATGCCCGGCCCCACGACGACGACCGCGGCCGGCGGTGCCGTCTGGAACAGCACCACCACGCACCGTCACATCGAAGACGAAGTGGAGCGTTACCGGACCGTGCTCGCCGCGCGCAAGGTGCGCCTCAGCCCCGCGCGCGACGAGATCGCCGCGATCGCCGCGGGCGGCTCGTTCACGCTGCACGAGACGCGTGCGGACGGGGGCAGCTCGCGGTCGCTCAAGGTGACGCCTTCCGCGTCCGGAGCGCTGCAGTACGAGTACCGTGTGGATGGCGCCGCGCGCCCCTTCGACGCCAGCGCCCGCACCTGGATGCGGGAGCTGATCCGCTCCAGCGCCAACTAGCGGAAGAGGCGCGTCCTCTCCCCGTAGCTCCAGTACACGAGTGCTGATTTTTCGGCGGAGGAAATGGTCTCACGCAAAGGCGCGAAGCCGCAAAGAAAGTTGATCTGCGTCTTTCCTTAGCGTCTTTGCGCCTTTGCGTGACATCCATTTCCTCTCAAATGCCGGAAAACGTTTTCTGAACCGTCGTGAGTGCTGAAAATTCGGCACTGGTCCGCTACCCCAAAGGCACACCGATGCGATCCCTCTCCTGGTGGTACACGATGGCGGCGGCGCTGGCCGTCCTGGCGCTCCCCGCGGCGGCGCAGGATGCGGCGCCCGCGCGCAAGCAGGCGCGGGCAGAGCGCATCGCCGGGCGCGCGCCGGTGATCGACGGGCGGCTGGACGACGAGGCGTGGAGCGCCGCCACACCCATCACCGACTTCACCCAGAAGCTCCCCACCGAAGGCGCGGCGCCCACCGCGGCGACCGAGGTGCGCATCCTCTTCGACGCCGCGTACGTCTACGTGGGCGCGCGGATGCAGGCGGTGCCGGAGGGGATCCGCGCGCCGCTCACCCGGCGCGACGTGCCGCTGCTGGCGGAGCACATCCGCGTCTCCTTCGACACGTACCTGGACCGCCGCACCGCGTACAGCTTCGGCGTGACGGCGGCGGGCGCGCGCATCGACGGCTACCACGGCGGCGACAGCGAGTCGATGGACTTCAAGTACGAGCCCGTCTGGGAGGTGCGCACCGCGCGCGACTCGGCGGGGTGGACGGCGGAGCTGCGCATACCGCTCAGCCAGCTTCGCTTCATCGCGCGCCCCGAGCAGACGTGGGGGCTCAACATCACCCGCTGGATCCCCAGCCGCGAAGAGAGCCTGTACTGGGTCGTCATCCCCGCCAGTCAGAGCGGCTACGCGTCTCGCTTCGGCGAGCTCACGGGGCTCAGCGGGGTGCGCCCGGTGCGCCGCATCGAGGCGATGCCGTACGTATCTACCGGCGCGACGCTGCGCAGCGGCGTGGACCCCGCCGATCCGTTCACCGACGCGCGGGAGGGCGCCGTACGCGCCGGCGCGGATCTCAAGGTGGGCCTGGGATCGAACCTCACGCTCGACGCCACCGTCAACCCGGACTTCGGGCAGGTGGAGGCGGACCCGGCCGAGGTGAACCTGGGCGTGTTCGAGACCTTTTTCGGCGAGAAGCGGCCCTTCTTCACCGAGGGGAGCCAGCTCCTCTCGGGCGGCGGCAACAGCTACTTCTACTCCAGGCGCATCGGCGCGGCGCCGCGCGGCGCGGCCAGCGGCGACTTCGTGCGGCGGCCGGACGACTCCACCATCCTCGGCGCAGCCAAGCTGACGGGGCGCCTCCCCTCCGGCCTCTCGGTTGGCCTGCTGGGCGCGGTCACGGACCGGGAGCGGGCACGCGTCTACCACGCGGACGAGGACAGCGTGGCGCTGGTGGACGTGGAGCCGCGCACGGCGTACGCGGTGGGAAGCGTGCAGCAGCAGATCGGGAAGAGCGGCTCCACCATCGGCGCGACCCTCACCGCGGTGGCGCGGGACCTGGAGGGCGGCTCCCCGCTGGCGGCGCGCCTCCCCGCAGGCGCGTGGAGCGGCGGGGTCGATTGGGACCTGCGCTTCGGCAAGGGCGCGTACCAGGTGAGCGGCTTCGCGGGCGGAAGCCACGTGCGCGGCGACTCGCTGGCCGTGCTGCGGCTCCAGCGGAGCTCCGCGCGCTACTTCCAACGCCCCGATGCCGGCCACCTGGAGGTCGACCCGTCGCGCACCTCGATGGCGGGGTACACGGGCGGGCTGACCGTGGCGCGCATCAGCGGCGAGCACTGGCTGTGGAGCACCGGCGCCAGCGTGGAGTCGCCGGGGCTGGAGCTGAACGATGCGGGGCAGCTCGCAACCGCAGACGACATCAGCGCGTACGCCCAGCTCCAGTACCGGCAGACGAAGCCGCGCGGCGCCTTCCGCAGCTACGACGTGTTCCTGACCTCCGACGCGGAGTGGAACCTGGACGGCGTGCGCATGGGCGGCGCGGTGGCGCTGGACGCGGTCGGCACCTGGCGCAACCGCTGGCGCAGCGACTTCAGCGCCTTCTACCAGCCCCGCGCGCAGAGCGTGAGTGCGTCGCGCGGCGGGCCGCTGGTGGGGACGCGGGCGCAGTGGGCCGTCATCAACCGGCTGGCCAGCAGCAGCGCGGCGCGGTTCCGCTGGAACGGGCGCGTCTACTACGGCGAGAACGAGGACGGGCGCGCGACGTACCGGCTGAGCGGCGGCGTCGCGTTCCGCCCCGGCCCGCGCTGGCAGCTCTCCATCGACCCCAACTACCTGCGCACCACCCCCGTCCGCCAGTACGTCGCTACGCTGAACGATGGGCCGGAGGCGACGTTCGGGAAGCGCTACGTCTTCGCGTCGGTGGGGCGCAGCGAGTTCTTTGCGCAGATCCGCCTCAACTACCTCTTCACCCCGGACCTGTCGCTGGAGTTCTACGCCGAGCCGTTCGCGTCCAGCGGGCGCTACCACACCTTTGGCGAGCTGCCGTCGGCGGGGAGCCACGAGCTGGCGCTGTACGGAAGCGACACCACGCGCGTGCGGCGCGAGGGGAACTCCACGCGCGTCTTTGGCGCCCCGCGCGACGCGGTGGTGGAGGACTTCAACGTGCGCTCCTTTCGAAGCAACGCGGTGCTGCGCTGGGAGTGGCGGCGCGGAAGCTCGCTCTTCGTGGTCTGGCAGCAGGACCGCGCCGGCGAGCGCGACGAGATCGCTCCCGTCGGCGTGCGCTCGCTGGCGGAAGCGCTGGACGCGCCCGGCGACCACCGCCTTGCGATCAAGATGACGTACTGGATTCCGGTGCGGTGAAAACGGATGGCCTCACACAGAGCCACAGAGGCAACGGCAAGGGCACAGAGAGAACCCCTCTGGCTGTTCTTGCCTTGCCCCTCTGTGGCTCTGTGTGAGACCCCTTTGGATCTACTGTGGGAGGTACTGCCGCGGGATCGGGCGCGCGGCGGTCTCGGCGGCCCAGTAGACGGAGACGACCCACCAGCGCGTGCCGTCGTTCACGAGCTGGATGCTGTTGATGCCGCGCGTCCGCACCGTGTCCGCCTCACCGCCTCCTTCGTAGGTGCTGAAGACGTGCGCGATGGGGCCGTACTCGTCCACCTTGCGCGAGATCTCCCGCTCGCGGAAGCCGATTCGCTCCAGCACCGGCCCGGTGACCGCGATGTAGTCGTTGACCTCGAGTAACCGCATCCCGGTGCTGCCGTTGGGCCGCGTGCCGGTGGGGATCAGCTTGCCGCCGGGGATGAAGAGCGAGCGCATGCGGTCCCAGTCGCGCCGCGCGCCCACCGGCCCGGAGATCACGTCGTAGAGCGCCTTGATGATCGCGTCGATGGAGCCCACGTCCTCCGCCTTTGCAGCCGTGGCGGACACGGCGACGGGGTGCGGAACGGGCTGCGGGGGCGTGGCCTGCGCAAAGAGCGCCGGCGCCGGTGCCGCCAGCGCCGTGAGGGCGAGAAGGACGAAGGTGCGCATGGGCGATTCCGTTCTGGAGGGTGGATTTCCCGGCCGCGCCGGGGCAGTCGCACGATGATAGTGCCGGGGACGCTATGGAAGCCAGGCAGATGCTCGGGTGAGCGGAAGCCAACTCACCCGAAGCCATCTCCATTGGTCTCCCGCATTGCCCTGGGCGCCCCCGCCGAGCTCATCGCCCGCAACATCCCGAGCGCCGCCTCCATGTGCTACGACGCCGGCGCGAACCAGCTCGTGATCCCCATGAACCCGAACAACGGCCTCGCCTTCGTGCCGCTTCCGTGATCGCCCCAGGCTAACTGTAAACCTGAGCGGGACCGACGAACTCTCGGCGGCACGCGTGGTCGCGGTGTGTACGCTGAAGCTGGAATCGGCGGGGGGAATCAATAGGAATGCTGCGCGCTTACGATTGTGGCTGAAAGGTGATCGGGATCTGCACCAGCACCTTCACCGGGCGGTCGTTCACCTTGGATGGGCTGAATCGCATGCGCTCCACCACCTTCTTGGCCGCCTCGGAGAACTGCTCGTTGTCGCTGGACACGACCTCGATGGTCGTGGGGTCCACGCGGCCGTCCTCGTTCACGCGGAAGCTGAGCATCACCGTGCCGCCGACGCCTGCGTCACGAAGCAGCGGCGGGTAGTTCCGCTCCAGCGCGCGCGCCACGTCGCTGCCGTTGGAGAGCGAGGGCTTCACCTCCACCGAGGAGATATCGTAGACACCCGCGTCGTCTTGAGGAGCGGACTGGCCGGGCGTGTCCACGTAGGAGGGAGCCGGTTCGTCCGCAGGGTACGAACCCCTGGGCTCATCGGAACGATCTTGGTTGCTGACGGAACGAGGCTTTTTCTTAACGGGTCGGGAGCGGACCTCCGGAGGCGAAGAGTTCGAATAATCATCGGTAGGCGGCGGAACCCCAACGATACCCTCGGGCGGTCCGGTTAACCCCTCTCTGATCAGTGGCGCTCCCACACTGACGCTCCCAATCCAGAAAGCGAGAGCGAGCAGTCCGACCGCGGCCAGTGCGGTGTTGACCAGAGCAGTTGAGTGCGACGGGTGTGCCGATTTCCGGCCGTACGCCGTGTGCGCCCCCGGCGCGAGGTGCCGGGAGTCGGCAATCACCGGGTTCGGGTGGGCCGTTGCCTCCCTTCGTCCGCGATGCTGCCGAGTTGGTGGAGGCGCCAAGTCCGCCGTTCCGGCGAGCGCGGCGGCAAACTGCCCTGCGTCTGCGAAGCGATCTTCCGGCCGTGGGGCCAGCGCACGCCGTAGCGCCTCTTCCAGGAAGCTCGGGCATGCTTGAGAGAAGCCCAGCAGCGGCGGGTCGGCTCCCTGTGACATTGCAAGGAGTTGCTCCTGCGAGTACGGCGGCACCCCCGTAAGCGCGAAGTAGCCCGTCATTCCCAGGCTGAACACGTCCGAAGACGGGCGAATCTCTTCCACGCCCCGCCACTGCTCAGGTGACGCGTAGCCGGGCGAGAGGGGGTGCCGCCCGAACATGGTGAAGTGGGTGGCTGTACCGGCCTGTTCCGCCGCTTTCGCGATGCCGAAGTCGAGTACGTGCACGTGATGACGTGCAGACGCACCGCGGCTGGAGAGGAACAGGTTCGCTGGTTTGAGGTCGCGATGGACGAGCCCCACCTGATGACCGGCGTTTACGCCATCCGCGGCTTGTGCGAGGATGTCGGTTACCTCGTCCGGTGGCAGTGGCCCACCTTTTTTTACCCGCTGGCCGAGATCCTGGCCGACCAGGTGTTCCATCACCAGAAATTCCAGGTCGAGTCGCTCGTCGCTCAAAAAGTCATGGACGGTCACCACGTTGGGATGGTGCAGGCTCGCCGCGATCCGAGCCTCCCGTCGGAATCGCGCCCGGGCGGCGGCGCCTGCCTCTCCGTCCTCGGCGATCGTCACCGCCTTGAGCGCGACGTGTCGCTCGAGGGTAGTGTCCATGGCGAGATAGACCGCTCCCATGCCTCCGCGACCAAGAAGCGAAATTATGTGGTAGCGCTGGCCGACCGTCTGGCCGAGAAGGAGGCGATACATGGGTTCCGGGGATATTCAGGCAAGCGGTATTCTATTGCGCCCGAGAATCTTGCGCGGTCTTGCCGGATGGGCAAGCGCCGCCACGCATGGCGGCTCGTCAAGTTCAGCACTGCGATTGGACGCGGGCGCGTCGCCGCGGGTCAGCGCTCGGGCGGCACGGGGCGGCGCTCGTAGCGGACGCGCTTGGTCATCTTCCACTGCGCGGAGTCGCTCGCCACGTCCAGGTCGGCGACGAGCTCGCGGGCGGAGACGCGCACGAAGGTGATGGTGCCGCGCACGTCGCGAGGGCCCGGGCGGGCGGGGTGGCCGATACGCTGGTACTCCGCGCGGGCGGCGGGATCGGGGAGGCGGAGCACGGTGCCCTCGCGGACGCGACCCTCGTCCACCTCCCAGATGAAGTTCTCGCCGCCGACGGCGAAGGGGAGCGGGTAGTGCACGAAGCGCCACCGCTCGAACACCATCCGATCTCCCGGCGTGGCGAGGGTGATCCCCACCGGACCCGTGGCGATCTGCGCGCCCGAATAGGCGCGCTCCCATCGCTGTATGCACCCCGCCTGGACGAGCGCGACGACCAGGACCGTCCCCCGGAAGATGCGCCGCATCTGCCTCCCTCCGTCTGATCGGTGGATGATCGCCGTCCGCGCCCCCACGGAGCCGCGCCGCCGGGTGTGCGGCAACAAAATGCGCATCAACGAGTTCCGCGTCCAGCAGATCGAAGCATCGAGCCGACCGCCCCCTTCCTCCAGAAGTTCGCCGAAAATTCCGGCCGAGGCCAACACAACCGTCCGCACCGTTCGCGCGTCCAAGGCAGGTGCGCTCCGACGACCGTCGCGGCGCCGCATCGTCCCCCCCGGAGGAGAAACGACCATGCGCTGGATGAACCGAGTCCGACCACGGCGATGGGGCGCGGAGATGGCGGCGGACGTGCGCTACGCGATGCGCGGGCTGCGCAGGAGCCCGGGCTTCACCGCGACCGCCGTGCTCACGCTGGCGCTGGGGATCGGCGCCAGCTCGGCGGTGTTCAGCGCGGTGAGCACGGTGCTGCTGGCGCCCCTCCCGTACCCGCACCCCGAGCGCCTGGTGCGCATCTACCACCAGAACTCCGGCTTCGACCGCGGCACCCTTTCCGCCGCGGACTGGCAGGGGATCAGGGAGCAGCAGCGCAGCTTCGAATCCGTCGCGCTCTTTCGCACGGGCGGCGCGGCGCTCACCACGCGCGAGGGCGCGGAGTGGGTGAAGGTAGGGTGGGGCACCGCCGGCCTCTTCCGGACGCTGGGCGTGCGGATGGCGCGCGGCGGCGGCTTTCGCGAGGGCGACGACCGCACCGGCGCCGCGCTCAAGGTGGTGGTCGGCGACGAGTTCGCGCGGCGCCACTTCGGCGGCGCGGACCCGGTCGGCCGGCCGCTGGTGCTGGACCGGGTGAGCTACACCGTGGCGGGCGTGCTGCCGCCCGGCGTCAGGGAGCTGGCGGGGGTGGAGGCCGAGGTGTGGCCGATCCTGCAGCCCCCGGTGCCCACGCGCCGCGGCCCGTTCGGGCTGCACGGCATCGGGCGGCTGCGCGCGGGGGTGACGCAGGAGGCCGCCGCGCGCGAGCTGGCCGGGATCAGCGCGCGCGTGGTGGCGCAGTGGGCGAATGGCGCGCCGGACCGCTCCGTCCGCTACACGCCGGTCCCCCTGCGCGACGTGCTGCTGGGCGACGCGGGGCGCTCGCTGCGGCTGTTCGGCGGCGCGGTCTTCCTCGTCCTGCTGATCGCCATCGCCAACGTCGCCAACCTGGTGCTGGTACGCGCATCGGGACGCGGGCGCGAGATCGCGGTGCGCACGGCGCTGGGCGCACCGCGCGAACGGCTCGCGCGCATGCTGCTGACCGAGAGCCTGGTGCTGGGCGGGCTCGGCGGCGTGGCAGGAGTCGCGGTTGCGGCGCTGGGGCTGAAGGCGCTCGCCACCGTCGGTCCACGGCTCCCGCGCATCGAGGAGGCGAGCCTGGACCTGCGCGTGATGGCGTTCAGCGTCGCGGCGGGGCTGCTGAGCGGCGCGCTGGTCGGCACCTATCCGCTGGTGGCGGGGATGTCGCGCTCCATCGCGGCCTCCCTGCGCAGCGGCGACCGCGGAGCTGGCGCCGGACGCGGGACGCAGCTCTTTCAGGGCGCGCTCGTGGCGGGCGAGTTCGCGCTTGCGCTGCCGCTCCTGTTGGGCGCCGGCCTCCTCCTCCACTCGTTCGTGAACCTCCAGCGGGTGGACCCCGGCTTCGATCCGGACCGCGTGCTCACCGCTCGCATCTCCCTTCCCGAGGCCGCCTACGCGGAGCCGGCCGAGATGCTGCGCTTCTGGGACGAGGCGCTGCGCTCGGTGAAGGGGCTGCCCGGTGTGGAAGAGGCCGGGCTCACCACCTCGCTCCCACCCGACAACGGGGGCGACAGCAACAACTTCGACCTCGTGGAGCGCCCCGTCGCCCCCGGCGAGTCGGAGCCGTCGGTACCTTGGGCGCTGGTCACGCCGGAGCTGTTCGGCGCGCTGGGCGTGCCGCTCGTGGACGGGCGCATGCTGGAGCGGCGCGACGACTCCCCCGATCGCCCCGTGGTCGTTGTGAGCCGGTCGTGGGCGCGGCGCTACTTTCCCGGCGAGAGCGCGGTGGGGAAGCGCATGTACGTGGGCGGGTGCCGCGAGTGCCCGCCGTCGACCGTCGTGGGTGTGGTGGGGGACGTGAAGTACTCCGGGCTGGCCGAAGGTGCCGAGTCGGTTTATGAGCCCGCGCGCCAGAATCCGGGCTCCACCCTCAGCCTGGTGGTGCGCGCCAGCGTGTCGCCCGAGAGCCTCGCGGAGCCGATCCGGCAGCGGATCCGCGCGGTGGACCCCGGCGTGCCGGTGCGGGACTTCGCCACGATGGGAGAGCGGCTCTCCACCTCCATCGCCACCCCGCGCAGCCTGGCGTGGCTGCTGGGCGCCTTCGCCGCGGCGGCGCTGGTGATGGCGGCGCTGGGGGTGTTCGGGGTGATGTCGTACGCCGTCGCGCAGCAGCGCCGCGAGATCGCCGTGCGCATCGCACTGGGTGCCGATGCGCCGCGCGTGGTGCGGATGGTGATGCGGCGCGGGATGGTGCGCGCGGCGGCGGGGCTCGCGGTGGGCGCCGTCGTCTCCATCGGGGCGATGAGTGCGGTGGAGGCGATGCTCTTTGAGGTGCGCACCACCGATCCTGCCACGATGGCCATCGCGACGGCGCTGCTGCTGGGGGTGGCGGTGGTGGCGTGCTGGGTTCCAGGCCGGCGCGCGGCACGGATCGATCCCGCGCGGGCGATGGCGGCGGAGTGATTGGGGGGGCAGGCTGGGTGAGCCTGGGGACCGGCGGTTGAAACCGCTGCAACAACCGCGGGAAGCCTGCCTTCGCAGGCTGCGCGAGCGAGGGCGGCGCCGGATCGCCGGCGCCGTGTCGCCGGGGGGGTGAATCGCCGGCGCCGCATCGCCGGGGATGAGTCGCCGGGGGATGAATCCCCCGGCTGGAACTACGCGAAGGCGGCTGAAGCCGGCTCGTGCGATTCGGGCGTGGCGGTGGAGGCGAGGGCGGCCGTGGGGCCGAGATGCGCGATCTTGAGCGAGTGCTTCTCGGCGCCTCAGTGTGCCCGTGCGATCAGGATGAGCGAGGCCGGGTCGCCGGTCTCGGGGTGGAGCGGCTCGCTCACGAAGTCGACGCCGAGGCCCGCTTGGCGCAACGCGTGGAGCGAGGACTCCAGCGTACGGTAGTACCAGGGCATGGGCTCGGTGAACCCGCTCCCGAACGCGGCGAACCGCTCCGTGCGCCACCCGTCGCGGTACGGCTCGTCGCCGCGGGCGGACCAGGGGTGGACGGTCTGGATGATGAGCGTTCCGCCGGGCTTCAGCAGCGCGCGTGCGCCGAGGAGCGCGTCGTCGAGGGGGTCGCCGAGGAGCGAGAAGTTCGCGACGACGACGTCGAACGGGCCGCCGAGGCGGGCGGATGCGGCCGCGAGCTCCGCGTAGGAGCAGACGTGGAACTCGGCGCAGCCGGCCTCGCGCGCCGCCTCCACCAGCGGCGCCGATGCATCGACGCCCACCACCTCCACACCTGCGGCGGCGAGCGCCCGCGCCAGCCATCCCTCGCCGCAGCCGAGGTCGAGGACGCGGCGGGGGACGAGCGCCAGCACCGCGTCCACCACAGCTTGGTCGGTGACGAGGCGGCGCGTGGCGATGCGACCGTCGCGCACCGCCTCCGTCCACGCCGCGGCGTTGGTCTCCCAGCTTCGCTCGATCTGCCGCAGCGTGTCGTCCGTCATTTGGCGAGGGGTTGAGGGTGGGTCGGCCATCCCGGCTCGCGAGCCCTTCGCACTTGCGTGGAAGTCGGGTGCTGGGCATGGTGGGAGGCTCAACCGGCCGCCCACTCCCACGCCCCGAGTCCGCCCAAGATGCCGCCCGTATCCGACCTGCTGGCCTTCATGGCGGCCACGCTCGCGCTGAACGTCACGCCCGGCCCCGACATGCTGTACGTGATCGCGCGCAGCGTGGGGGAGGGAAGGCGCGCGGGCGTGGTCTCGGCGCTGGGCATATCGACGGGGACGCTCTTCCACACGGCGGCGGTGGTGCTCGGGGTGTCGGCCTTCCTGGTCGCCTACCCCACCGCGTACGACCTGCTGCGCTATGCGGGCGCCGCGTACCTGGCGTGGCTGGGCGTGCGCGCACTCCGCACGCCCGCCCGCGAAGGCGCCGAGCCGGACGTGGCGCCGGCGGAGCTGCCCGCGATCTTTCGGCAGGGAGTCATCACCAACGTGCTGAACCCCAAGGTGGCGATCTTCTTCCTCGCCTTCCTCCCGCAGTTCGTGGATGCGGGGCGCGGGAGCGTCACCGCGCAGCTCCTCGTCCTCGCGGCGCTCTTCATCACCTCGGGCACCCTCGTCAACGTCGCCGTCGCGCTCGCCGCCGGCCATGCCCGCACCGCCGCCCGCCGCGCCGTGGCCTCTGGAGTGCTCCCGCGCGTCACGGGTTTCGTCTTCCTCGCCCTCGCGCTGCGCCTGGCAATCGTCCGCTGACGGCCCCACGCGGAGACGCGGAGACGCAGAGAGAGCTCAGCGCCTCTCCCCGCGTCTCCGCGCCTCCGCGTGAGATTGCGGTTTGTTCGATGACGATCACTCTCGGCGGTCAGCGCTTCCCGCGCGTCCCTCTGATCATCCGAGAGCCTTGCACGAGCAGGTACGCGGCAAAGATCGTGGCGAGCGCGATGATGCCGTAGAACCAGAAGGGCTCCTGTGCGGCCACGATCCATTCGGACTCCGATGGCGGCGCATATTCCCGGCGAGCGTCGAGCGTTCCGCTGCGCAGCGCGTTGACCACCACGACGAAAAGCGCCACGCCACCGACGACGAAAACGCTGCCTATCGCGGCGAGAATTCGTTCGTCTCTGTTCTTCATCGAAAGTATGAGATGTTGAGGAGGGTGGATCTCTCTCGATGTCTCCGCGCCCATCTCAACCGTGACGCGGCAGGGAAACGGTGAAGGTGGTGCCTTGCTCCGCGCTGGAGGCGACCTCGATGCTGCCCTGGTGCGCCTGCACGATCTGCTGCGCGATGTACAGGCCCAGCCCGAGGCTCGCCTGCGGGCCACCCGCCACGGGCTCCACCACCTTGTTCCGGGGCTTCATCGGGTTGAAGATCCCGTTCAGGCGATCCTTGGGAATCGGCTTGCCGCGGTTGTGGATGGAGATCTGGACCGTGTCGTCCGCGCCCTCCACCTCCACGCAGACCAGGGAGCCGTCCTCGCCGTGCTGCACCGCGTTGCCGATCAGGTTCGACAGCGCCTGCGTGAGCCGCTCGCAGTCCCACTCCCCGTC is a genomic window of Longimicrobium sp. containing:
- a CDS encoding LysE family translocator, giving the protein MPPVSDLLAFMAATLALNVTPGPDMLYVIARSVGEGRRAGVVSALGISTGTLFHTAAVVLGVSAFLVAYPTAYDLLRYAGAAYLAWLGVRALRTPAREGAEPDVAPAELPAIFRQGVITNVLNPKVAIFFLAFLPQFVDAGRGSVTAQLLVLAALFITSGTLVNVAVALAAGHARTAARRAVASGVLPRVTGFVFLALALRLAIVR
- a CDS encoding class I SAM-dependent methyltransferase — its product is MTDDTLRQIERSWETNAAAWTEAVRDGRIATRRLVTDQAVVDAVLALVPRRVLDLGCGEGWLARALAAAGVEVVGVDASAPLVEAAREAGCAEFHVCSYAELAAASARLGGPFDVVVANFSLLGDPLDDALLGARALLKPGGTLIIQTVHPWSARGDEPYRDGWRTERFAAFGSGFTEPMPWYYRTLESSLHALRQAGLGVDFVSEPLHPETGDPASLILIARAH
- a CDS encoding ABC transporter permease — protein: MRWMNRVRPRRWGAEMAADVRYAMRGLRRSPGFTATAVLTLALGIGASSAVFSAVSTVLLAPLPYPHPERLVRIYHQNSGFDRGTLSAADWQGIREQQRSFESVALFRTGGAALTTREGAEWVKVGWGTAGLFRTLGVRMARGGGFREGDDRTGAALKVVVGDEFARRHFGGADPVGRPLVLDRVSYTVAGVLPPGVRELAGVEAEVWPILQPPVPTRRGPFGLHGIGRLRAGVTQEAAARELAGISARVVAQWANGAPDRSVRYTPVPLRDVLLGDAGRSLRLFGGAVFLVLLIAIANVANLVLVRASGRGREIAVRTALGAPRERLARMLLTESLVLGGLGGVAGVAVAALGLKALATVGPRLPRIEEASLDLRVMAFSVAAGLLSGALVGTYPLVAGMSRSIAASLRSGDRGAGAGRGTQLFQGALVAGEFALALPLLLGAGLLLHSFVNLQRVDPGFDPDRVLTARISLPEAAYAEPAEMLRFWDEALRSVKGLPGVEEAGLTTSLPPDNGGDSNNFDLVERPVAPGESEPSVPWALVTPELFGALGVPLVDGRMLERRDDSPDRPVVVVSRSWARRYFPGESAVGKRMYVGGCRECPPSTVVGVVGDVKYSGLAEGAESVYEPARQNPGSTLSLVVRASVSPESLAEPIRQRIRAVDPGVPVRDFATMGERLSTSIATPRSLAWLLGAFAAAALVMAALGVFGVMSYAVAQQRREIAVRIALGADAPRVVRMVMRRGMVRAAAGLAVGAVVSIGAMSAVEAMLFEVRTTDPATMAIATALLLGVAVVACWVPGRRAARIDPARAMAAE